GCTTTCATACAAAATCCAATTGCAAACTATAAAGGAAGATACATGACCTCTACGAGGTTCTATATGTCTACACCTCAACTACCCGCTCATCAATCGTTTTGTTGAGAAAAGGGCTTGCTAACAGGCATCACCAATTCAGATGAGAACGCAAAAATGACGGACTGCTACTTTGAAAAGAAGGATTGGCGCGCATGTGCGGCAGAAGTGAGTGTCAaaaatccaatccaatccaatccaattctatctattttatttatttcgaGATCCTTTATCACATTGCTCTTTATGTTGTCATAGACCTGAACTGACAGTATCATAGATGGAGCAATTCAAACAGTGTTGGAAGGCTCATAACAACGACCAACGTACAGAGACTAAGGACAACTAAAGTCGCACCGAGGGACACTTACTGTACTTTTACTGTATAAAATGTATACTAGCAAGATCAGGCTCTCCTTTCCGGGCGTTAAGTTAACGATGACTCCCAAATGCGTTcactcaatcaatcaagGCATCATGATATGACATACACAGTGTTGGCACTGTCCCCACCGGGCAATCAATCCACCCGCCCTTGGAAATTATCACCatagcttcatcaagcttggaGCTCACCGTATCCAACTCCCCATACCAACCCACAATGTTCGTCCCTCGTCGCGCCCTCTTCGCCGCCCGAAGAGTTCCCACTTTCTTTCATCCGATTGCACGATACGCTACCGAAGCATCAGACGTGACGCTACAAAAGcccgatgaagatgttgcaCAAGTGAACCAAGAAGACGTCGTTACAAAGCCCAAATACACGCCCAGAGCTAAAGCTGCAACTTCGACTGCGTCTGCGAAGTCGCCAACTGCAAGGTCTACACCTGCAGCCGCATCTACAAAGTCTACATATGCGTCCAAGACATTTCCTCCAAAGCCCATGGCAAGCAGCAAGAGTGCTAAGCCCGAGAGCCCACACAAGCCTGTTACAGTGTCGAAGAGCATTCTGAGCGAGACTAGCGAGACGGACACGGAGAACACAGACCACATCAACTGGGAGACGAGCTGGTACGGCCTGGGTGTGAAGGCTGTTACTCCCGAGCAGAATGAGATTCTCGCAAGGCCAGTTGATGCTGACGATGTGGAGGTCAAGCCCGATGGTATCATCTACTTGCCAGAGGTCAAGTACCGACGGCGGCTGAATGAGGCTTTTGGTCCGATGGCTTGGGGAATGGTCCATCGTGGGGATGTCGTTATCGGCAATCAGATCGTGACGCGCGAATACGCTCTTATCGTGAACGGCCGGTAAGTGGACCAATTTCCAATATCATACGTTGACTAACAAAAGCAGAATGGTCTCCCAATCGCAGGGATACAACAATTACTTCAGCCCCGAATCTATCCCTGCCGCCATTGAGGGTGCCAAATCCAACGCCCTGATGCGCTGCTGCAAGGATCTCGGTATCGCCTCTGAACTCTGGGATCCTGTGTACATCCGCTGGTTCAAAAAGCACTACATAGAGGAAAAATGGGTTGAGCACGCGGTCactaagaagaagaggactttcttttataaGAAGGGTCTCGCTGAGGCAACATACCCTTACAAGTTCTGTTAGACATCTCATGTCTTCCTTGTACTACATTTGTATAGAATCTTAGGGTGAATCCCCTACTGTATGATATGGATGGGTTAGACGTATGGCTTTGGCGCATGGAGCGATACTGTAGTAATTCAGAGGAAAACGAATGGATCACGAATCATCAGACCAAGATCTACGGCTGTCTTAAAAGAAGAACGAGTACATGTACACCAATTCTCATTTATAGATATGCACTGGAACACTTATCGCGCCGAATATCAACGGGCCCATGATCACTCAAAACCCACCTCCCAGAATGGAGTTTCTATCTTTCCCTTCCGGAGGCGCTCGCTCCGCCACCTGATGCGGTATCACCGCCCCATCCCCAAGGAACCCATGAGCCTGATGCATTTCTAGTGCCAGCTCCCTGGTTTCTTCGGCGCACCTGGCGATGGTCTTCGTCCGAACTAGTCTCTGCGTCGATCCTTTCGAAATCGGTCTCACTGCGACTCTTGCTAATACCACTCCATCCGCTTAGACCACTAGGTGGTCGCTGGGTAGGTTCGTCCTCCTCATTATTATCATAACCTCCATAGGCCATTGGATCGCGGCGAGATCCTGTGCTTGTCTGGGCACGCTGAGCTTCGGTACGAAGATCCTGGGCCTCACGATCAAGTGCCGAAATCAGGACATTCAGGCGATCGCGCTGAGCCGAGATGAAGTCCATTCTAGCGCCAGACTCGCGAAGATGTGGTGGGATCAATGCGCCCGAGTTTGTGGGCTCACCTCCAACTGTTCTCGTACCAGCTGATTGTCCACCTGCACCTGCGTTGGTAGCAGCTGCCACAGCGCTAGAGAGTAGGCTGTAAAAGTCGGTTCCGCTGCTGGTATTACCAGCCCATCGCGCAGCAGGGACGTTGAATCGTGACAGAAGCGATTGTGTATAGCCTTGCGCAGGCTCGGGAGGAGGCGACTCGGGTTCGGATGGTGGAAGACCaaggaccttgaccttgaactgCTCGATAGCGAGCTTGAGGTAAGATATTCCGGCAGCAGTCAAGCGCTCATGTGCGCTTGCGATGAAGTCGTCAATCTGCGTCTCGTTCTTTTCAAGATAAGGATGGACATATTCTTCGTATAGGCGTCGAGCGCCCTGTGTCTGTGGGAGGATAAGGTAGAGGAGGAATAGTAAACGGAAATAACCGTAAAGCGGAATCCTGCTAGTGTTAGTACAGAAGATGTCAGGTATGAGGTTAAGGCATACCATGACACAATAAACCAAACCCAAGACTCAGCGAGAAGACAGCAACTGAGCACGACCCAGTACATCAGCCATGGCGTCAGCTGGGTGGGATCATGTGTCTTGAGCGCTTTGTAAGATGCAAAGATAGGAAACAGATAACAGGCGACAGAACTATCGAGAACAAGTGAAAAGTCAGTAAATCAGGCATTGCGAACCGATCGGGGTGGTTATCGCAATTGCGAGTATGACGCCTCATGACGAAGAGGTATAGGGCTGAAGCTTACGATAAGAGCATAGGAAAAAGGTCAAACATGACTGCAATCCGAGGTGAGACCTCGTGCGTGACTCGgcagtaaaagctaaatgtGAGCGGGAGTTTGACCAACGGAGAAGAGGGTAATTGTCTCCGAGAGgttgaaggaagagagaagggaaagatTTCCTGTAGGTGTAATAGAATAAGTTTGAGGATAAGGTAGGCGTAGGTAGCGACGTTTAGtggttgaagctgagctgagctgaaaaTGGACCTAAGATGGTGAAGTGGCGCCGAAACTCCCGCGAGCGGGGGCGGGGCACTTTGCTTTCGCGTGACGGCGACGGTGATGGCTTAGTGAGTGACCCACTGAAAGTAGGTGCTACAAATGGAGGAATATGTCTCGAGTCAAAAGAGCTGATCACCTGAATGCAGACTTGACCCTCGTGATGGAGGCAAGTGTCTTTTGCTGGGGCACAATGACGACTTTTATTCTGACTCCTAAACTGAACACGGTTTCTTTGAGGGTTCTGACTCTTTCAACTGCGTAGTTGGTACACGTGTCTCGGGTGCGAGCCCTGTATCTTGAAGACAAGTGTTTTCATATTCGTGGATAGAGCATCTAGGCATCAATCATTCGAAACGTACTGCAGCAATTTATATGTAGAGGACACATAATTATCGCAGATACTCTACAACTTAGCCTTGACTGTCGCCTGGTAAAAACACATGATAGACGTCGTAATGGGATTGGATGCTTACTCAACCAAGATCTTGGCAAGAAGAGTATGGGAAAGAGAGAAATAAGAGGATATCTTATCAGTGACAGGATATCGATTACTTATCAGAATCTGAAGCGATGGGATCTAGGCCACATTGGCACATTATACGTAAATGGTTTCAGATTGAAGGATCACTAACAAGGCTTAGATGTCGCAGTTGGGACCGGAGTCGGCATGACTCGGGCCCGGTCGGACGCGCGGGCCAAGCGTCGTGCTCCGGCTTGGCTGAGTCCCAGCTGCAACTCCAAGTCGGCCCCAATATCACGGCATATCAAGCAAATGTTGCGCCTCATTATCGGGCACAATAATATTCTCATTTGATCTCTGTTTGCCATGAGGAAGCACTAACTAATAATAGGTAGAATTGTCAGTCCTTGATCCGATTTGGTTTGTAAGGTTTAGATGATAGTTGTCAAGTCTACCCTACATCTCTACAGCTCGGATCAACCTGGCTGTAGGTATCCAGAATTTAAGCATAGGCTTAGATTGAGAATAATGATCTAGGGCTGAGTATGAATACGACAATATTTGTAACGAAATGAATCTAAGACAAGATCAGCATCGCCTTGGACCCTTAGTGTCCTGTCACAATgcagccatcatcaccatgggATGTATATCCGGTCACCACTGCCGGGCTAGATCATGCAAGGTACGGAAAGTAGATGCCCGTCGAGGCCGAGATAATCATGTTAGAACCGCTAGATATGGCGTAAGGACATCGAATTTCGCGATACATTGTTGCATATCCAATGGCTTCTGGGCTGGCCAGCCACGTTCTCTATGCCTATCAACAGCCCACGGCTAACTCTAACTCAACAACACTCGCGCGGACCATGCCATGCTGACGTGGAATCTCATTAAATCTAGAAATAGCTTATCAAGATCCCTCGTATCAATGCGAATTCTAGAACCCTATCAAACTCAGCCTCATTCGCCTCCCGCGGATGCCCGATCCGTCCGGAGCCCCGGACAGACACGCGCACCGGGACCCACCTGATCCTGAAGTGCACAATCGACTTTTCCACTCCACTACAGCTGAAATAGTATAGAAATTCAGGATCAGTGGTGCCAGTTGACGTAGTTCGGTTGTTATGCCCGCGGAGTCAGATCTTGGATATTTGTTCCGACGGGTGCCGAGATCTGATATCTTGAAACCTGCCCCTTTATAAAGACGTGAACCTACCTGTCTTCCCCAGATATCCAAATCATCACATCATAACAACCATCCAACAGTAAACAAGTGCGAGCTCTGATCAGTTCCTGCATATCCAGACCAGTCCAGCCTTACCGAAAAGTTTGTCAATAAACTCTAACTCGACGACGTTGTGAAGATCGCAAACATGAGCCACACACCACTACCCGGCGGGCTTATCTCATTCGGCTCCGATGCCAACTGTACACTCGAATTATGTCCCCTCGAGTCGAGCATACTGCGATACCAACCAAATCTTCCCGCcaatgccatcttcatcggaGTATTCGGGTTGTCCATGGCTCTCCACATCTTCCAAGGTAtcaagatgaagacatgGGGCTTCATGGCGAGCATGATGGCAGGATGTATTCTCGAGATTATCGGTTACATCGGACGACTCATAATCCACGATAATCCATTCGACTTCATTGGCTTTCTATTGCAGATCAGTAAGTGTTTCTCTGAACCAGACTCAAACAAGGGATGGATGGAAAGGGAGAACTTGACTAACTCTGGCCCAGTCATGATCACCATTGCCCCCGTTTTCTTCTCTGCTGCCATCTATGTTCTTCTGTCCCAGGTGTAAGTTCTCCCTGTTCACTCAGAAGAACCACAACTGAcattctcagcatcaacttTGTCGACCCAAGTGTCTCTCGATTCTCTCCCAAGTATTTCTACTGGATCTTCATCCCGTCCGACATTATCTCCCTCATCCTCCAAGCCGTCGGTGGTGCAGTCTCTGTTGTTTCCACAGCGCAGGAAGATGTCAAGACTGGAGAGGACATCTCCATCGCTGGTCTCGTCTTCCAAGTCGTCACTTTACTTTGTTTCGTTGCTTTGTTCATCGACTACGTTTTCAGGGCTTCCAAGTCACCGGCCCGATATCGCCTTACCAAGCCCATCCTcactttcctcttcttcctctttctctcgacaatcttcatcttgattcGATGTGGCTACCGAATTGCCGAGCTCAATGGAGGATACTTCAGTGCTATCTTTCGAGACGAAGGTCTTTACATCGCTCTTGAATCTTGGTAAGAGCCCTTGGAGCTTGTCACATTTATAGTAACAACTCACTAACTGTCCTTAGCATGATGTGCAttgctgttcttcttctgaaTGCGGGCCACCCTGGATATGCTTTCAAGGAAACCCCCGAGTTTACCAAGGAAATGGACCAGATGGACCAAGACGACAATACCGTCTTTGGAAAATAAGTGTCATCTTCGTCAGGCCTCGTAAGATGAAAAACATGCTCGCCCGGACAAGGAAACTCCTCGACCAACCAGGGCAAGCTCAACggatatttcctttcttaTCGGTATTGTGCCTCGAATTTTAGCGTGTATATAGACTGTATGGCGAATGGCGTTAAGACATGGCAATAACTGCCTGGAGGGTTTTGGAAGCTTGTCTCATTTAGAAAGGTACGGCACGGGCTGTGCATGCTTAAGTATCAAGTCCACACGATTGGGCGACATGGAGAAGTTTAGATCTCTTGTTGAGTCTGTGGTAAAAGTGTTACATAAAAATATATGAAAACAAATAGATAAAACAGTTCACCATGAAGGAAAATAATATACAAAAAACATAGAAAAGGAATAGggggaggagaggaaggagaAATACATGCTCTAGCACCCGTTGAAGATCAGCTGTTTCCACTGTACgtagtaattaagtattgTCGAGTCTTCCACATGCATTCTGTAGTCTTC
The window above is part of the Fusarium musae strain F31 chromosome 6, whole genome shotgun sequence genome. Proteins encoded here:
- a CDS encoding hypothetical protein (EggNog:ENOG41~BUSCO:EOG0926484N) gives rise to the protein MFVPRRALFAARRVPTFFHPIARYATEASDVTLQKPDEDVAQVNQEDVVTKPKYTPRAKAATSTASAKSPTARSTPAAASTKSTYASKTFPPKPMASSKSAKPESPHKPVTVSKSILSETSETDTENTDHINWETSWYGLGVKAVTPEQNEILARPVDADDVEVKPDGIIYLPEVKYRRRLNEAFGPMAWGMVHRGDVVIGNQIVTREYALIVNGRPESIPAAIEGAKSNALMRCCKDLGIASELWDPVYIRWFKKHYIEEKWVEHAVTKKKRTFFYKKGLAEATYPYKFC
- a CDS encoding hypothetical protein (EggNog:ENOG41), with the protein product MADVLGRAQIPLYGYFRLLFLLYLILPQTQGARRLYEEYVHPYLEKNETQIDDFIASAHERLTAAGISYLKLAIEQFKVKVLGLPPSEPESPPPEPAQGYTQSLLSRFNVPAARWAGNTSSGTDFYSLLSSAVAAATNAGAGGQSAGTRTVGGEPTNSGALIPPHLRESGARMDFISAQRDRLNVLISALDREAQDLRTEAQRAQTSTGSRRDPMAYGGYDNNEEDEPTQRPPSGLSGWSGISKSRSETDFERIDAETSSDEDHRQVRRRNQGAGTRNASGSWVPWGWGGDTASGGGASASGRER
- a CDS encoding hypothetical protein (EggNog:ENOG41), translated to MSHTPLPGGLISFGSDANCTLELCPLESSILRYQPNLPANAIFIGVFGLSMALHIFQGIKMKTWGFMASMMAGCILEIIGYIGRLIIHDNPFDFIGFLLQISKCFSEPDSNKGWMERENLTNSGPVMITIAPVFFSAAIYVLLSQVINFVDPSVSRFSPKYFYWIFIPSDIISLILQAVGGAVSVVSTAQEDVKTGEDISIAGLVFQVVTLLCFVALFIDYVFRASKSPARYRLTKPILTFLFFLFLSTIFILIRCGYRIAELNGGYFSAIFRDEGLYIALESCMMCIAVLLLNAGHPGYAFKETPEFTKEMDQMDQDDNTVFGK